The following coding sequences lie in one Pseudoxanthomonas sp. SE1 genomic window:
- a CDS encoding GFA family protein yields the protein MTVQTYQGSCHCGAVRYEVDLDLAAGSGRCNCSICTKTRYWGTVVRPDAFRLRQGEEALTRYPFGSGVAEHLFCRHCGVKSFGRGELEVLGGRYYSVNLACLDDVEPAALAQVPIRYANGRDNDWFSEPAVTAHL from the coding sequence ATGACCGTGCAGACCTATCAGGGCAGCTGCCATTGCGGCGCCGTGCGTTACGAAGTCGACCTCGACCTGGCCGCCGGCAGTGGCCGTTGCAACTGCTCGATCTGTACCAAGACGCGCTACTGGGGCACGGTGGTCCGGCCGGATGCTTTCCGCCTGCGGCAGGGCGAAGAGGCGCTGACCCGCTACCCCTTCGGCAGCGGCGTGGCCGAACATCTATTCTGCCGGCACTGCGGCGTGAAGTCGTTCGGCCGGGGCGAGCTGGAAGTCCTCGGCGGCCGCTACTACTCGGTGAACCTGGCCTGCCTGGATGACGTGGAGCCGGCCGCGCTGGCGCAGGTCCCGATCCGCTACGCCAACGGCCGCGACAACGACTGGTTCTCCGAACCCGCCGTCACCGCGCATCTCTGA
- a CDS encoding flagellin — protein sequence MAQVINTNTMSLNAQRNLSTSGASLATTIQRLSSGLRINSAKDDAAGLAISERFSTQIRGLDVAVRNANDGISLAQVAEGSLTEIGNNLQRIRELAVQSANASNSSSDRAALNAEVKQLTSEIDRVAKQADFNGTKLLDGSFTSQLFQVGANAGQAIAIDKVVDARAMTLGGSQFDSGTLAITAAASATADITITGLTLTDSAGNAVAFDDLTVKSAGSVAATNEAAAKALAAHINGKLGETGIYANVDAAGTGLELTSVKTSVDANGDFAAFGVAITGGTYTATAVATSEVPKFVSDVDISDFAGAQQALEIVDKALTAVNGSRADLGAIQNRFTSVVANLQTSSENLAASRSRIRDTDFAKETAELTRTQILQQAGTAMLAQANQVPQNVMSLLQR from the coding sequence ATGGCACAGGTAATCAACACGAACACGATGTCGCTCAACGCTCAGCGCAACCTGAGCACCAGCGGCGCTTCATTGGCCACCACCATCCAGCGTCTTTCGTCCGGCCTGCGCATCAACAGCGCCAAGGACGACGCCGCCGGCCTGGCCATCTCCGAACGCTTCAGCACCCAGATCCGCGGCCTCGACGTCGCCGTGCGCAATGCCAACGACGGCATCTCGCTGGCCCAGGTCGCCGAGGGCTCGCTGACCGAAATCGGCAACAACCTGCAGCGCATCCGCGAACTGGCCGTGCAGTCGGCCAACGCCAGCAACTCCAGCTCCGACCGCGCGGCGCTGAATGCCGAAGTCAAGCAGCTGACCTCCGAAATCGACCGCGTCGCCAAGCAGGCCGACTTCAACGGCACCAAGCTGCTGGACGGTTCGTTCACCAGCCAGCTGTTCCAGGTGGGCGCCAACGCCGGCCAGGCGATCGCCATCGACAAGGTGGTCGACGCCCGCGCCATGACCCTGGGCGGTTCGCAGTTCGACAGCGGCACGCTGGCCATCACGGCCGCGGCTTCCGCCACCGCCGACATCACCATCACCGGTCTGACCCTCACCGACAGCGCCGGCAATGCCGTCGCCTTCGACGACCTGACCGTCAAGAGCGCCGGTTCGGTCGCCGCCACCAACGAAGCCGCCGCCAAGGCGCTGGCCGCCCACATCAACGGCAAGCTCGGCGAAACCGGCATCTACGCCAACGTCGATGCCGCCGGCACCGGCCTGGAACTGACCTCGGTCAAGACCAGCGTGGACGCCAACGGCGACTTCGCGGCCTTCGGCGTCGCCATCACCGGCGGCACGTACACCGCCACGGCCGTCGCCACCAGCGAAGTGCCGAAGTTCGTGTCCGACGTGGACATCTCGGATTTCGCCGGTGCCCAGCAGGCGCTGGAAATCGTCGACAAGGCACTGACGGCCGTGAACGGTTCGCGCGCCGACCTCGGTGCCATCCAGAACCGCTTCACTTCGGTGGTCGCCAACCTGCAGACCAGTTCGGAAAACCTGGCCGCCTCGCGCAGCCGCATCCGCGACACCGATTTCGCCAAGGAAACCGCCGAACTGACCCGCACCCAGATCCTGCAGCAGGCCGGTACGGCCATGCTGGCCCAGGCCAACCAGGTGCCGCAGAACGTAATGAGCTTGTTGCAACGCTGA
- a CDS encoding flagellin — MAQVINTNTISLNAQRNLSSSGASLATTIQRLSSGLRINSAKDDAAGLAISERFSTQIRGLDVAVRNANDGISLAQVAEGSLTEIGNNLQRIRELSVQSANATNSSSDRAALNAEVKQLTSEIDRVAKQADFNGTKLLDGSFTSQLFQVGANASQAIAIDKVVDAQSDALGNVKFAADVTGTAIADAAADGSIADLTINGVTIADVEYTNGTSGEDIAKGLAAAINAKLGETGVYASVDADQVTLTSVKADTDLVVGGTVAGSGLTAATTAATAGTAQFAKDLDITTFEGAQKALEIVDAALTSVNSARADLGAVQNRFTSVVANLQTSSENLAASRSRIRDTDFAKETAELTRTQILQQAGTAMLAQANQVPQNVLSLLR, encoded by the coding sequence ATGGCACAGGTCATCAATACCAACACCATCTCGCTGAATGCGCAGCGCAATCTGAGCAGCAGCGGTGCTTCACTGGCCACCACCATCCAGCGGCTGTCGTCCGGCCTGCGCATCAACAGCGCCAAGGACGACGCCGCAGGTCTGGCCATCTCCGAACGCTTCAGCACCCAGATCCGCGGCCTGGACGTCGCGGTCCGCAACGCCAACGACGGCATCTCGCTGGCCCAGGTCGCCGAAGGTTCGCTGACCGAAATCGGCAACAACCTGCAGCGCATCCGTGAGCTGTCGGTGCAGTCGGCCAACGCGACCAACTCCTCGTCCGACCGCGCCGCGCTGAACGCCGAAGTCAAGCAGCTGACCTCCGAAATCGATCGTGTCGCCAAGCAGGCCGACTTCAACGGCACCAAGCTGCTGGATGGTTCGTTCACCAGCCAGCTGTTCCAGGTCGGTGCCAATGCCTCGCAGGCCATCGCCATCGACAAGGTCGTCGATGCGCAGTCCGATGCACTGGGCAACGTGAAGTTCGCCGCCGACGTCACCGGCACGGCCATCGCCGATGCCGCCGCCGACGGCAGCATCGCCGACCTGACCATCAACGGTGTGACCATCGCGGATGTCGAGTACACGAACGGCACCAGTGGTGAGGACATCGCCAAGGGCCTGGCCGCCGCCATCAACGCCAAGCTGGGCGAGACCGGCGTGTACGCCTCGGTCGACGCCGACCAGGTCACCCTGACCTCGGTCAAGGCCGACACCGACCTGGTCGTGGGCGGCACGGTCGCCGGCTCGGGCCTCACGGCCGCGACCACTGCAGCCACGGCGGGTACCGCGCAGTTCGCCAAGGACCTGGACATCACCACGTTCGAAGGCGCGCAGAAGGCCCTGGAAATCGTCGACGCTGCCCTGACCTCGGTCAACAGCGCGCGCGCCGACCTGGGTGCGGTGCAGAACCGCTTCACCTCGGTGGTCGCCAACCTGCAGACCAGCTCGGAAAACCTGGCCGCTTCGCGCAGCCGCATCCGCGACACCGACTTCGCCAAGGAAACCGCCGAACTGACCCGCACCCAGATCCTGCAGCAGGCCGGTACGGCCATGCTGGCCCAGGCCAACCAGGTGCCGCAGAACGTGCTCAGCCTGCTCCGCTAA
- a CDS encoding flagellin, translating to MAQVINTNTISLNAQRNLSSSGASLATTIQRLSSGLRINSAKDDAAGLAISERFSTQIRGLDVAVRNANDGISLAQVAEGSLTEIGNNLQRIRELSVQSANATNSSSDRAALNAEVKQLTSEIDRVAKQADFNGTKLLDGSFTSQLFQVGANASQAIAIDKVVDAQAEALGGAMFATATFTTATPADGTTDLKIEGLQLTNADGSAVTIDTVEVAAQGTAAATRDAAATALVGAINAKIGETGVLAELGANGAVNLTSVKDSVDSDGDFLGIAVETGTWTGGTAPADVAASTVATTKQYASNLDISTFKGAQQALEIVDKALTAVNSARADLGAVQNRFTSVVANLQTSSENLAASRSRIRDTDFAKETAELTRTQILQQAGTAMLAQANQVPQNVLSLLR from the coding sequence ATGGCACAGGTCATCAACACCAACACCATCTCGCTGAATGCGCAGCGCAATCTGAGCAGCAGCGGTGCTTCACTGGCCACCACCATCCAGCGGCTGTCGTCCGGCCTGCGCATCAACAGCGCCAAGGACGACGCCGCAGGTCTGGCCATCTCCGAACGCTTCAGCACCCAGATCCGCGGCCTGGACGTCGCGGTCCGCAACGCCAACGACGGCATCTCGCTGGCCCAGGTCGCCGAAGGCTCGCTGACCGAAATCGGCAACAACCTGCAGCGCATCCGTGAGCTGTCGGTGCAGTCGGCCAACGCGACCAACTCCTCGTCCGACCGCGCCGCACTGAACGCCGAAGTCAAGCAGCTGACCTCCGAAATCGACCGCGTGGCCAAGCAGGCCGACTTCAACGGCACCAAGCTGCTGGATGGTTCGTTCACCAGCCAGCTGTTCCAGGTCGGTGCCAATGCCTCGCAGGCCATCGCCATCGACAAGGTCGTCGATGCACAGGCTGAAGCACTGGGCGGCGCGATGTTCGCCACCGCCACGTTCACCACGGCCACGCCGGCCGACGGCACCACCGATCTGAAGATCGAAGGCCTGCAGCTGACCAATGCCGACGGCAGCGCCGTCACCATCGACACCGTCGAAGTGGCTGCGCAGGGTACGGCAGCCGCCACGCGCGACGCCGCCGCCACCGCGCTGGTCGGCGCGATCAACGCCAAGATCGGCGAGACCGGCGTACTGGCCGAACTGGGCGCCAACGGCGCGGTCAACCTGACCTCGGTCAAGGACAGCGTGGATTCGGATGGCGACTTCCTCGGCATCGCCGTGGAAACCGGCACCTGGACCGGCGGTACCGCCCCGGCCGACGTCGCCGCCAGCACCGTCGCGACGACCAAGCAGTACGCCAGCAACCTCGACATTTCCACGTTCAAGGGTGCGCAGCAGGCGCTGGAAATCGTCGACAAGGCACTGACGGCCGTCAACAGCGCCCGCGCCGACCTGGGTGCGGTGCAGAACCGCTTCACCTCCGTGGTCGCCAACCTGCAGACCAGCTCGGAAAACCTGGCCGCTTCGCGCAGCCGCATCCGCGACACCGATTTCGCCAAGGAAACCGCCGAACTGACCCGCACCCAGATCCTGCAGCAGGCCGGTACGGCCATGCTGGCCCAGGCCAACCAGGTGCCGCAGAACGTGCTGTCCCTGCTGCGCTGA